The following coding sequences lie in one Miscanthus floridulus cultivar M001 chromosome 9, ASM1932011v1, whole genome shotgun sequence genomic window:
- the LOC136482452 gene encoding uncharacterized protein, with protein sequence MACLSPSPSGRRLSELLEEKQEPFVLDLHLLEKGCSSSRLLDGYDTALCWPAVADGNDAAAAVLRRLTSKKSKATARATAGGGKKQQQQQQPAGGLLQLLLSKILRGSSRAAAAQRKPAKLQFSDSFKLAATATNPAAVPPAPCSDDRRHMELDAVKTAAAADDAVKAQDTTVERYDSDSDDEKQQLSPVSVLDHPFESSSVHGKLLLSPSSKGAAATMDVFRDLLDAAYSPALLAQLLAKSEDLQLRDGADEDDCYYRTSPKHSSNDESAAAYWDAHREELARVSELVASELPTSKLVAADVEPERRDVGAEVEAAVFEALIRELVVDHRSCGC encoded by the coding sequence ATGGCGTGcctgtcgccgtcgccgtccggCCGGCGCCTGTCGGAGCTGCTGGAGGAGAAGCAGGAGCCCTTCGTCCTGGACCTGCACCTGCTCGAGAAGGGCTGCTCCTCCTCGCGCCTCCTGGACGGCTACGACACCGCGCTCTGCTGGCCCGCCGTCGCCGACGGcaacgacgccgccgccgccgtgctccgGCGCCTCACCAGCAAGAAGAGCAAGGCGACCGCCCGGGCCACTGCCGGCGGTGgcaagaagcagcagcagcagcagcagcctgccGGCGGGCTCCTCCAGCTCCTGCTCTCCAAGATCCTCCGCGGCAGCAGCAGAGCGGCGGCGGCCCAGCGGAAGCCCGCCAAACTGCAGTTTTCCGACTCCTTCAAGCTGGCGGCCACGGCCACCAACCCGGCCGCCGTGCCGCCGGCACCGTGCTCCGACGACCGGCGGCACATGGAGCTGGACGCCGTcaagaccgccgccgccgctgacgaCGCTGTCAAGGCACAGGACACTACCGTGGAGCGCtacgactccgactccgacgacgagaaGCAGCAGCTGAGCCCCGTCTCCGTCCTGGACCACCCGTTCGAGAGCTCCTCAGTCCACGGCAAGCTGCTGCTGTCCCCGTCATCCAAGGGCGCTGCCGCGACCATGGACGTCTTCCGGGACCTCCTGGACGCGGCGTACAGCCCCGCGCTGCTCGCGCAGCTTCTCGCCAAGTCCGAGGACCTCCAACTCAGGGACGGCGCCGACGAGGACGACTGCTACTACCGCACGAGCCCCAAGCACAGCAGCAACGACGAGTCCGCTGCCGCCTACTGGGACGCGCACAGGGAGGAGCTGGCACGGGTGTCCGAGCTGGTCGCGTCCGAGCTCCCGACCTCCAAGCTAGTCGCCGCCGACGTAGAGCCCGAGCGCCGCGACGTCGGCGCTGAGGTCGAGGCCGCCGTGTTCGAGGCGCTGATAAGGGAGCTCGTCGTGGATCACCGGAGCTGCGGCTGCTGA